A genomic region of Lycorma delicatula isolate Av1 chromosome 4, ASM4794821v1, whole genome shotgun sequence contains the following coding sequences:
- the PIG-X gene encoding phosphatidylinositol glycan anchor biosynthesis class X isoform X2, with amino-acid sequence MTLIYFTDYYLRIFIIYLFMIGNVFSSKRDCQVFMHCEIENDSFHRLLVISVEIHKTNISWFYDLCSLAIHQTLPSGAYVDPEQLNELSHLGKVSNSVYYLNNTVVDVEASEESSVPINVIIYNSDTLNNVKVSSSTNTNILQYKFILPIHLRYHAPNFSGGYRNVLIPYPKVLLRCPVDSDLNNIISEPYHCTKHFHDKLPCNPPMDIKTKELICNDWRTLVYFDVNSSFFENNVNNINSNRREKIC; translated from the exons ATgacacttatttattttactgactattatttgcgtatttttattatttatttatttatgataggAAACGTTTTTAGTTCAAAAAGGGATTGTCAAGTCTTTATGCATTGTGAAATCGAAAACGACAGTTTTCATAG ATTATTGGTTATATCTGttgaaattcataaaacaaatatttcatggTTTTATGATTTATGCAGTTTGGCCATCCATCAAACATTGCCCAGTGGTGCATATGTTGATCCTGAACAGTTGAATGAATTATCACATTTAGGAAag GTATCAAacagtgtttattatttaaataatacagtagTAGATGTGGAAGCTAGTGAAGAAAGTTCAGTTccaattaatgttattatatataacagtGATACTTTGAATAATGTAAAAGTTAGTTCTTCAACTAATACTAACAttctacaatataaatttatattaccaaTACATTTACGTTATCATGCGCCAAACTTCAGTGGTGGTTATCGTAATGTTTTAATACCCTATCCAAAAGTTTTACTTCGGTGTCCGGTTGATAGTGATCTTAATAATATCATATCAGAACCTTATCATTGTACTAAACATTTTCATGATAAACTTCCATGTAATCCTCCCATGGATATCAAAACCAAAGAACTCATATGTAACGATTGGCGtacattagtttattttgatgttaattccagtttctttgaaaataatgtaa ataatatcaACTCAAATAGGAGAGAAAAAATCTGTTGA
- the PIG-X gene encoding phosphatidylinositol glycan anchor biosynthesis class X isoform X1 — protein MTLIYFTDYYLRIFIIYLFMIGNVFSSKRDCQVFMHCEIENDSFHRLLVISVEIHKTNISWFYDLCSLAIHQTLPSGAYVDPEQLNELSHLGKVSNSVYYLNNTVVDVEASEESSVPINVIIYNSDTLNNVKVSSSTNTNILQYKFILPIHLRYHAPNFSGGYRNVLIPYPKVLLRCPVDSDLNNIISEPYHCTKHFHDKLPCNPPMDIKTKELICNDWRTLVYFDVNSSFFENNIISTQIGEKKSVEEMILTIPVGDLNHLLMVQFVTLFVADFGAIYVLYCLYKIID, from the exons ATgacacttatttattttactgactattatttgcgtatttttattatttatttatttatgataggAAACGTTTTTAGTTCAAAAAGGGATTGTCAAGTCTTTATGCATTGTGAAATCGAAAACGACAGTTTTCATAG ATTATTGGTTATATCTGttgaaattcataaaacaaatatttcatggTTTTATGATTTATGCAGTTTGGCCATCCATCAAACATTGCCCAGTGGTGCATATGTTGATCCTGAACAGTTGAATGAATTATCACATTTAGGAAag GTATCAAacagtgtttattatttaaataatacagtagTAGATGTGGAAGCTAGTGAAGAAAGTTCAGTTccaattaatgttattatatataacagtGATACTTTGAATAATGTAAAAGTTAGTTCTTCAACTAATACTAACAttctacaatataaatttatattaccaaTACATTTACGTTATCATGCGCCAAACTTCAGTGGTGGTTATCGTAATGTTTTAATACCCTATCCAAAAGTTTTACTTCGGTGTCCGGTTGATAGTGATCTTAATAATATCATATCAGAACCTTATCATTGTACTAAACATTTTCATGATAAACTTCCATGTAATCCTCCCATGGATATCAAAACCAAAGAACTCATATGTAACGATTGGCGtacattagtttattttgatgttaattccagtttctttgaaaataat ataatatcaACTCAAATAGGAGAGAAAAAATCTGTTGAAGAAATGATACTTACAATACCAGTTGGTGACTTAAACCATTTATTAATGGTACAGTTTGTAACACTTTTTGTTGCTGACTTTGGAGCTATTTATGTCTTATATtgtctgtataaaattattgattaa